In Roseomonas fluvialis, one genomic interval encodes:
- a CDS encoding ABC transporter ATP-binding protein, whose amino-acid sequence MSGLRVVFQGARGRVTAVDGLDLDVSHGEIFAVVGESGSGKSTVALAVAGLLPASASVSGEIRIKDLDVRRMPPRERRRMAGEEAGLVCQDALSSLNPCTTVGFQIAETLMVHRGMRRREAMEEAVRLLKLTGVPAPAERAQDYPHQFSGGMRQRALIAIALALQPSLLIADEPTTALDATIKAQILDLLLRLRGELGMSIVIITHDMGVVARLADSVLVMYAGRAVEVGTAEEVFARPAHPYTRALLEAVPRLGRGAEPLHPIPGAPPSLQALPPGCAFHPRCASVVTACSQTVPPLVELGHSHRAACIRLSQEANL is encoded by the coding sequence GTGAGCGGCCTGCGCGTCGTATTTCAGGGTGCGCGCGGCCGCGTCACAGCGGTCGACGGGCTCGACCTCGATGTCTCCCACGGGGAGATTTTTGCTGTGGTCGGCGAATCCGGCTCAGGAAAGTCCACCGTAGCACTCGCCGTTGCTGGGCTGCTTCCGGCGTCGGCGAGCGTGTCCGGGGAGATCCGCATCAAGGACCTGGATGTCCGGCGTATGCCGCCTCGCGAACGACGTCGAATGGCAGGTGAGGAAGCCGGCCTAGTCTGTCAGGACGCGCTTTCTAGCTTAAACCCATGCACCACGGTGGGCTTCCAGATCGCAGAAACGCTAATGGTACATCGAGGAATGCGGCGCCGAGAGGCCATGGAGGAGGCTGTCCGCCTGCTCAAGCTCACCGGCGTTCCGGCGCCGGCGGAGCGGGCCCAGGACTATCCGCATCAATTCTCCGGCGGTATGCGGCAACGTGCTCTCATTGCGATCGCGCTGGCGCTGCAACCTAGCCTCCTCATAGCCGACGAGCCTACGACAGCGCTCGACGCGACAATCAAGGCGCAGATCTTGGACCTTTTGCTTCGGCTACGGGGCGAACTGGGCATGTCCATTGTCATCATCACCCATGACATGGGCGTCGTCGCGCGACTCGCAGACAGCGTGCTGGTCATGTACGCGGGCCGCGCCGTGGAGGTCGGCACCGCGGAGGAAGTGTTTGCTCGGCCAGCTCACCCCTACACGCGTGCTCTGTTGGAAGCGGTGCCTCGACTGGGACGCGGCGCCGAGCCACTCCACCCTATTCCGGGGGCCCCACCCTCGTTGCAGGCGCTTCCGCCAGGCTGCGCGTTCCACCCAAGATGCGCCTCAGTGGTCACCGCATGCAGCCAAACGGTGCCGCCGCTCGTGGAACTAGGGCACTCACATCGAGCGGCCTGCATCCGGCTTTCGCAGGAAGCAAACTTGTGA
- a CDS encoding ABC transporter ATP-binding protein, with translation MPNPVLRISDLSKTFSVHGQWGRRPRMLRAVQSVAFELGRGRTLGIVGESGCGKSTLGRMLVGTLDPSGGRIELEGEDVTALRGGKREQALSRIQMVFQSPYASLNPRMRVADIVREPLDILEPGTGKEDRLHRVFAILQRVGLTPDMATCYPHELSGGQRQRVGIARALVRTCSVVVCDEPVASLDVSVQAQVINLLKDLQQEMGVAYVFISHDLAIVGAMSHDVAVIYLGRIVEMGSANDVLSEPRHPYTQVLIDSVNVPDPAAERVRARRILTGDLPNPMHPPSGCAFRTRCWRAQSICATELPELESRGGVGHRVACHFA, from the coding sequence GTGCCCAATCCGGTCCTGCGAATCAGCGACCTGTCAAAGACCTTTTCGGTGCACGGCCAATGGGGACGCCGGCCGCGCATGTTGCGTGCGGTTCAGTCGGTGGCCTTCGAACTTGGCCGCGGCCGTACGCTCGGGATCGTCGGAGAGTCAGGCTGCGGGAAGTCCACACTGGGGCGCATGCTGGTCGGCACCTTAGATCCAAGCGGAGGGCGCATCGAACTCGAGGGAGAGGACGTGACAGCACTGCGTGGCGGCAAGAGGGAACAGGCGCTCTCGCGTATCCAAATGGTGTTCCAGTCGCCGTATGCTTCGCTGAATCCGCGTATGCGTGTTGCAGACATCGTGCGCGAGCCACTCGACATCCTCGAGCCGGGTACCGGGAAGGAAGATCGACTCCATCGTGTTTTCGCCATCCTCCAGCGCGTCGGACTTACGCCTGACATGGCAACTTGCTATCCGCATGAACTGTCAGGCGGCCAGCGCCAACGTGTCGGTATCGCGCGCGCCTTGGTGCGGACCTGCAGCGTCGTGGTGTGCGACGAGCCCGTCGCCTCGCTGGATGTCTCCGTTCAGGCGCAGGTCATCAACCTATTGAAAGACCTCCAACAGGAAATGGGTGTCGCGTATGTGTTCATTTCGCACGACCTCGCGATCGTCGGCGCGATGTCACACGATGTCGCAGTGATCTACCTCGGCCGCATCGTGGAGATGGGGTCCGCGAACGACGTCCTTTCCGAGCCACGCCATCCCTACACACAGGTTTTGATCGACAGCGTTAACGTGCCCGATCCGGCGGCAGAGCGCGTGCGCGCGCGGCGAATACTGACAGGAGATCTGCCTAACCCTATGCACCCGCCATCGGGTTGTGCGTTCCGGACACGCTGTTGGCGTGCGCAGTCAATCTGTGCGACAGAACTTCCTGAGTTGGAGTCACGCGGCGGAGTTGGTCATCGCGTTGCCTGTCACTTCGCCTGA
- a CDS encoding NIPSNAP family protein codes for MIVEERDYRLKPGKLGAFVAAYEAHGLPIQIELLGEFLGYFTTEIGELNHVVAWWRYTSFEDRLARRDRMMADPRWQAYLDRVTDLVDVQQTRLLRPTRFSPIQ; via the coding sequence ATGATCGTCGAGGAGCGCGACTACCGCCTGAAGCCCGGTAAACTTGGTGCGTTCGTCGCGGCGTATGAGGCACATGGTTTACCCATTCAGATTGAGCTGCTCGGCGAGTTCCTGGGCTATTTCACTACCGAGATTGGGGAGCTCAACCATGTTGTGGCTTGGTGGCGCTACACGAGCTTCGAAGATCGCTTGGCGCGGAGAGACCGGATGATGGCCGACCCTCGATGGCAAGCGTATCTCGACCGGGTCACCGACCTGGTCGATGTGCAGCAGACTCGCCTTCTGCGTCCGACGCGCTTTTCTCCAATCCAGTAG
- a CDS encoding cupin domain-containing protein translates to MSGDRQTASRALVVHAEDAPSFWQPVPANGFVQCLMDDSIAGSVARFAMGRQTVAPGCFVRQHTHDRHEEVIHVVSGYGAALLDGVEHPIRAGSTVFIGLDRKHGFICKSEEPLTFAWLLMPGGLQDFFAAIGRPRFPGQPAPQPFARPADAGAIEKQTVFGWSDPAFGPGKGDNQ, encoded by the coding sequence ATGTCAGGCGATCGGCAAACGGCCAGTCGGGCTTTGGTAGTGCATGCCGAGGACGCGCCAAGCTTCTGGCAGCCGGTCCCGGCGAACGGCTTCGTGCAATGCCTGATGGACGACAGCATCGCCGGTAGTGTGGCCCGTTTCGCGATGGGCCGGCAGACCGTGGCGCCCGGTTGCTTCGTTCGGCAGCATACGCACGATCGGCACGAGGAGGTCATCCATGTTGTCTCAGGCTATGGCGCCGCGCTCCTTGATGGCGTCGAGCACCCGATCCGAGCAGGTAGCACTGTCTTTATCGGTCTCGACCGCAAGCATGGCTTCATCTGCAAAAGCGAGGAGCCGCTGACATTCGCCTGGCTGCTAATGCCAGGCGGGCTGCAGGACTTCTTCGCGGCGATCGGACGGCCGCGATTTCCAGGGCAGCCGGCGCCCCAACCGTTCGCACGCCCGGCCGACGCAGGTGCGATCGAGAAGCAGACCGTGTTCGGCTGGAGCGACCCCGCTTTTGGGCCCGGCAAAGGAGACAACCAATGA
- a CDS encoding NAD(P)/FAD-dependent oxidoreductase — MNYDVIIVGGGGMGSSAAVHLAQSPNGARVAVIERDPTYIDAQTWRANTGGIRRTHSLPENIALSQYSIEYYRDFAAHTEVDGIGTDAEFVPGGYVMTASPAGIANLAVNFELQTTMGVDVRWLEPSQAASQFPMLRQDHIGAAVHSPADGWANPQRVLEGLRRKAVALGVDYLVDEAMVFERAGRRISSVTLASGRTLRAPTIVLAAGPWSGLVAKKAGVTIPVGPLLRHDFDFEVDAPSAPQPFIRDWARIAFRPEGRGYRGGAQTTATSRSFDFAADPNFFETMMRPALTDSLHGFEGVRQVGAVTGLFDFNALDQNAIIGPCSGTLDNLYLLTGFSGHGFMHAPGAGRAIAELIIHGEFRTIDLTRLGWQRVVDGKPYLDRKAG, encoded by the coding sequence ATGAACTACGACGTTATCATTGTCGGCGGCGGGGGCATGGGCTCCAGCGCCGCCGTCCACCTCGCGCAGTCGCCTAATGGCGCTCGCGTCGCGGTCATCGAGCGCGACCCGACCTATATCGACGCGCAGACATGGCGTGCCAACACCGGCGGCATCAGGCGAACACACTCGCTGCCCGAGAACATCGCGCTATCGCAGTATTCTATAGAATATTATCGTGACTTTGCTGCACATACTGAAGTGGACGGCATTGGCACTGATGCGGAGTTCGTCCCGGGTGGCTACGTGATGACCGCGTCACCTGCGGGTATCGCCAACCTGGCTGTCAATTTCGAACTACAGACGACAATGGGCGTCGACGTACGCTGGCTGGAACCATCCCAGGCAGCATCGCAGTTCCCGATGCTGCGCCAGGACCATATCGGTGCTGCAGTGCATTCACCGGCCGACGGCTGGGCCAATCCGCAGCGCGTGCTGGAAGGCTTGCGCCGCAAGGCGGTTGCACTCGGGGTAGACTATCTAGTCGACGAAGCCATGGTATTTGAGCGGGCAGGCCGGCGCATAAGCTCCGTCACCCTAGCCTCTGGCCGGACGCTCCGCGCACCAACTATCGTTCTCGCCGCAGGGCCGTGGAGCGGCTTGGTCGCGAAGAAGGCTGGCGTGACTATACCGGTCGGCCCGCTGCTGAGGCATGATTTTGACTTTGAAGTCGATGCTCCCTCGGCTCCGCAGCCGTTCATCAGAGATTGGGCGCGCATCGCCTTTCGCCCCGAAGGCAGGGGCTATCGCGGCGGCGCCCAAACAACGGCGACATCGCGTTCTTTCGATTTCGCGGCGGATCCCAATTTTTTTGAGACAATGATGCGCCCTGCGTTGACCGACAGCTTGCATGGCTTCGAGGGCGTGCGCCAAGTTGGCGCGGTCACGGGCTTGTTCGACTTCAATGCCCTTGACCAGAATGCGATCATCGGTCCCTGCAGTGGTACGCTCGACAATCTCTATCTTCTCACTGGGTTTTCCGGGCATGGATTCATGCATGCGCCTGGCGCCGGGCGTGCGATCGCCGAACTGATTATCCACGGTGAGTTTCGCACCATCGACCTCACGCGGCTTGGGTGGCAGCGGGTAGTTGACGGCAAGCCGTATCTCGATCGCAAGGCTGGCTAG
- a CDS encoding Bug family tripartite tricarboxylate transporter substrate binding protein produces the protein MLGYLPAVAQTYPSRPITMVVPFAPGGASDVSGRVLANRMGEILGQRVVIENKPGAGGAIGAEAVVRAAPDGYTLLFWNVGIATTAHLSRLPYDPLRDLQPIGLAGSIPTILAVGAGVQAATLRDLIEMARARPEALNYGSSGIGSSDHLAVAMFESLAGVRLTHIPYRGGAPAVTAAMTGEVQLLGLTAGSVLNQIRSGHLRALAIASDRPYPGLPGVPTAAEAGLPGFSVDVWLGVWAPSGTPRPIVDRVNAAIRQALATDATVAALGAAGIEAASSTTDEFTAHVGVEFERWGRVIRQANIVVQ, from the coding sequence GTGCTCGGCTACCTGCCTGCTGTCGCGCAAACCTACCCGTCGAGACCCATCACAATGGTGGTGCCTTTCGCGCCCGGCGGCGCGTCGGACGTCAGCGGGCGGGTCCTCGCCAACCGCATGGGCGAGATCCTGGGTCAGCGGGTGGTCATCGAGAACAAGCCAGGCGCAGGCGGGGCCATTGGTGCCGAAGCCGTAGTGCGTGCAGCGCCCGACGGCTACACGCTACTGTTCTGGAATGTTGGGATCGCCACTACGGCGCACCTCTCGCGCCTCCCCTATGATCCGCTGCGCGACCTACAGCCGATCGGCTTGGCGGGCAGCATCCCGACAATCCTGGCCGTTGGAGCCGGCGTGCAGGCCGCGACGCTGCGCGATTTGATCGAAATGGCGAGGGCGCGTCCGGAGGCGCTCAACTACGGCTCTTCCGGCATTGGCTCGTCGGATCACCTCGCCGTCGCCATGTTCGAGTCGCTCGCGGGCGTGCGCCTAACCCATATCCCCTACCGCGGCGGCGCACCGGCGGTGACCGCCGCGATGACGGGCGAGGTCCAGTTGCTCGGCCTGACTGCCGGCTCCGTGCTCAATCAGATCCGCAGCGGTCATTTGCGGGCCTTAGCGATTGCCAGCGACAGGCCTTACCCCGGCCTGCCCGGCGTCCCGACGGCTGCTGAAGCGGGACTACCCGGCTTCTCGGTGGACGTCTGGCTCGGAGTATGGGCGCCTAGCGGCACGCCCCGCCCGATTGTTGATCGCGTCAACGCCGCGATACGCCAGGCCTTAGCGACGGATGCCACGGTGGCCGCCCTGGGGGCCGCAGGCATTGAAGCAGCTAGTTCCACCACCGACGAGTTCACAGCACATGTGGGCGTAGAGTTCGAGCGCTGGGGACGCGTGATCCGTCAGGCCAACATCGTCGTTCAGTGA
- the dapA gene encoding 4-hydroxy-tetrahydrodipicolinate synthase: MDKSSVNWSGAIPALVTPFDANGAIDERGFVENIQVCIANGVGALVPSGCTGEFWALTSAERVRLFQLTVEAAGGRVPVIASTGAVTTQEVIALSTAARDLGCDGIMVLPPFFVRPTADDLVAHYQAISDAVKLPMMLYNIPNTGNPLSPELVARLAEIDTVVAIKESSLDFVNLYRTMRLVGDQLHVFCGPATLYGVPALLMGAPGIIDTIPNYWGSGAVAMFRAATTGDLPSARALQAEALALKDMLNAKGRNQYAAIKALMNILGLPGGQPRLPLRSLTPQQVEELAADAAAIGLPVRTRRAAAE; encoded by the coding sequence ATGGACAAGAGCAGCGTGAATTGGTCGGGCGCTATCCCGGCCCTCGTAACTCCGTTCGACGCGAATGGCGCGATTGACGAGCGCGGCTTCGTCGAGAACATCCAGGTTTGCATAGCGAACGGTGTCGGTGCCTTGGTGCCGAGTGGCTGTACCGGCGAATTCTGGGCACTCACCTCTGCAGAGCGCGTTCGGTTATTCCAGCTGACGGTCGAGGCTGCGGGAGGCCGCGTGCCCGTAATTGCCTCTACCGGCGCTGTCACCACTCAGGAGGTCATCGCGCTCAGTACTGCAGCGCGCGATTTGGGATGCGACGGGATCATGGTGCTGCCTCCCTTCTTTGTGCGGCCGACGGCGGATGACCTCGTTGCGCACTATCAGGCGATCTCGGACGCAGTGAAGCTGCCGATGATGCTTTATAACATCCCGAACACCGGGAACCCGCTATCGCCGGAACTCGTGGCGCGTCTGGCTGAGATCGACACGGTAGTGGCGATCAAGGAGAGCTCACTCGACTTCGTAAATCTCTATCGCACCATGCGCCTAGTGGGCGATCAACTGCATGTTTTCTGCGGGCCGGCGACGCTGTACGGCGTGCCCGCCCTCCTTATGGGCGCGCCCGGCATCATCGACACCATCCCGAACTATTGGGGCTCCGGGGCTGTAGCGATGTTCCGTGCGGCTACGACAGGCGACTTGCCGAGCGCACGCGCTTTGCAAGCCGAGGCGCTCGCCCTCAAGGACATGCTGAACGCCAAGGGGCGAAATCAGTATGCGGCGATTAAGGCGCTTATGAACATCCTAGGACTGCCAGGTGGTCAGCCACGGCTTCCGCTTCGGTCGCTGACACCTCAGCAAGTGGAGGAACTGGCGGCAGATGCCGCAGCGATCGGACTACCTGTGCGGACGCGACGCGCGGCAGCAGAGTAG
- a CDS encoding FAD-dependent oxidoreductase — MARRRRLRRNGGEAKTRLRRGARMRLRTAAFRQPAAPVRILVDGQPVDALPGESLASAMTAAGLRGTGPGKARERSPFCGMGVCQDCVVQLADAGRVRACLTPVVAGLVVTTNADTWSARIAPPAAGQPECVGCDVLVVGAGPAGLAAACAAREAGADVIVVDERPSSGGQYFKPLATSMAFAGKPADGQYAEGIAISDRARALGVAIWQGVVVWGAFPGPELAAEVAGRGAVVFRPRRLVLATGAHEWVRPIPGWTLPGVMTTGAAQTLLRAYRVAPGRRVVVGGGGPLNLQVAAELAAAGVDVAACIEEAPTPGFSSFHVGALVRALAADPGLVAQGVRHRARLLRAGVPVLHGATVVRVLGNARATGVEVAPLGGGATSNFEADAICLNHGFLPNAELALCLGARARHDSRGAALVERDREGRLSVPGVFVAGDGAGLGGARAALAEGEIAGRTAAADLGFHAGSNAAARRSLARHRRFQAALWQIFTPVHDAPMPPLETVVCRCEGITLGAVADALSPAGTEGSATTLPELKRRTRLGMGPCQGRYCLPSTMRLFGASFEGDVPRSRPPARPVSVGALAAEQPEWIRHRSTQPPVIGPSPRINDIEEETDVAIIGGGVVGLCLSLDLARAGIATVVLDAGMPGAGASGANAGSLHVQLQSHLARLPEAGRHRAAAILPLSLAGVERWSALAAEFDGFELRRKGGLMLAASAAEAVLLRGKASLEQSWGLEVELLEGDTINRRFPFVAPGIEVASFCPAEGMVDPLAANRVLLNAALTSGVRVAPHRAVTAVEKTASGWRLITSRGAVRCCRMVLAAGPSAGRFARDKLALDLPLSATALHMNVTEPAPPLIAPLIEHAGRHLTMKQLRAGNVVIGGGWPGEAADDGTLHSPRASIEGNLWVAQSLVPALAGLRVIRTWTALTTVCEDDLPLLGELPGLPGAFACVTHTGYTLGPICARLVAERICGRAPSLSITPFLVEGRAVTRPPAPVANLQGV, encoded by the coding sequence ATGGCACGACGTCGCCGACTGCGCCGAAACGGCGGAGAAGCCAAGACTAGGTTGCGGCGCGGTGCTCGGATGCGGCTGAGAACCGCCGCATTCCGACAGCCCGCTGCGCCGGTCCGTATACTGGTCGACGGACAACCAGTAGACGCGTTGCCCGGCGAGAGCTTGGCCTCCGCCATGACGGCTGCGGGGTTACGCGGGACCGGCCCGGGCAAAGCGCGGGAGCGTTCACCCTTCTGCGGCATGGGCGTCTGCCAGGACTGCGTTGTACAATTGGCTGATGCTGGCCGCGTGCGGGCCTGCTTAACGCCGGTCGTAGCCGGCCTGGTGGTGACAACAAACGCCGATACCTGGTCCGCGCGCATTGCTCCGCCCGCCGCGGGACAGCCCGAGTGCGTGGGCTGCGATGTGCTGGTGGTAGGTGCTGGTCCCGCAGGTCTTGCGGCTGCCTGCGCGGCGCGGGAGGCAGGGGCCGACGTCATTGTCGTCGATGAGCGTCCTTCGTCGGGGGGACAATACTTCAAGCCGCTCGCGACCTCGATGGCTTTCGCTGGCAAGCCCGCGGACGGTCAGTACGCGGAGGGCATCGCGATCTCGGACCGCGCACGCGCGCTCGGTGTGGCGATTTGGCAGGGCGTCGTCGTATGGGGCGCGTTTCCGGGCCCCGAACTTGCGGCAGAAGTCGCCGGCCGCGGTGCGGTGGTATTCCGGCCACGTCGACTTGTGCTCGCCACCGGTGCCCACGAATGGGTGCGGCCGATACCCGGCTGGACTTTGCCCGGAGTCATGACCACGGGCGCTGCGCAGACCTTGCTAAGGGCCTATCGCGTCGCACCTGGCCGGCGGGTTGTGGTGGGTGGAGGCGGGCCACTGAACCTCCAGGTAGCCGCGGAACTCGCCGCAGCTGGGGTCGATGTTGCGGCTTGCATCGAGGAGGCACCAACTCCCGGCTTCAGCAGCTTCCATGTCGGAGCACTTGTCAGAGCGCTCGCAGCCGATCCTGGCCTAGTGGCACAGGGGGTGCGCCACCGCGCTCGGTTGCTCCGCGCTGGCGTGCCGGTGCTTCATGGAGCAACGGTGGTGCGGGTGCTCGGCAATGCGCGGGCCACCGGCGTGGAGGTAGCGCCGCTTGGAGGCGGTGCGACGAGCAACTTCGAGGCAGATGCTATCTGCCTGAATCATGGCTTCCTGCCGAATGCAGAACTCGCGCTGTGCCTCGGTGCGCGGGCGCGCCACGATAGCCGGGGTGCAGCGCTGGTAGAGCGCGATCGGGAGGGCCGCCTTTCCGTCCCCGGTGTCTTTGTTGCCGGCGACGGCGCGGGGCTGGGCGGAGCACGAGCTGCATTGGCCGAAGGCGAGATTGCTGGCCGTACCGCTGCCGCCGACCTCGGCTTCCACGCAGGGAGCAATGCCGCAGCGAGGCGATCTCTTGCACGCCATCGACGTTTTCAAGCTGCACTTTGGCAGATCTTCACCCCCGTTCACGACGCGCCGATGCCGCCGCTTGAAACGGTTGTGTGTCGCTGCGAGGGCATCACCCTTGGCGCGGTCGCCGACGCGCTATCGCCGGCCGGCACGGAAGGCAGCGCCACCACGCTGCCTGAGCTCAAACGGCGAACCAGGCTGGGTATGGGCCCGTGTCAGGGCCGATACTGCCTACCCAGCACGATGCGCCTATTCGGTGCGTCTTTCGAGGGTGATGTACCACGCAGTCGACCGCCCGCTCGTCCCGTAAGCGTTGGTGCCCTCGCGGCAGAGCAGCCGGAATGGATTCGTCATCGCAGCACGCAGCCGCCTGTGATTGGCCCGTCGCCGCGCATCAACGACATCGAAGAGGAAACCGACGTCGCAATCATTGGCGGTGGCGTGGTCGGACTCTGCCTTTCGCTGGACCTGGCGCGTGCGGGCATTGCGACGGTTGTGCTTGATGCCGGCATGCCTGGCGCTGGGGCTTCGGGCGCCAATGCCGGCAGTCTGCATGTGCAACTCCAGTCGCATTTGGCACGCCTGCCCGAAGCCGGCAGACACCGCGCAGCGGCAATTCTCCCGCTGTCGCTAGCCGGTGTTGAGCGATGGTCGGCCCTTGCGGCTGAGTTCGACGGCTTCGAACTGCGTCGCAAAGGGGGACTGATGCTGGCGGCAAGCGCCGCGGAGGCAGTGCTGCTGCGCGGCAAGGCTTCCTTGGAGCAGAGTTGGGGTCTTGAGGTCGAACTGCTGGAGGGTGACACGATCAACCGTCGATTTCCCTTCGTCGCGCCCGGGATCGAGGTAGCGAGTTTTTGCCCAGCTGAAGGCATGGTTGACCCGCTCGCCGCAAACCGCGTTCTGCTGAACGCCGCGCTTACCTCCGGGGTTCGAGTCGCGCCGCATCGCGCCGTGACCGCGGTGGAGAAAACAGCGTCCGGCTGGCGTCTGATAACGAGTCGGGGCGCGGTGCGCTGCTGCCGGATGGTTCTGGCGGCGGGCCCTTCTGCCGGGCGCTTTGCGCGAGACAAACTCGCCCTCGACTTACCGCTCAGTGCGACGGCGCTGCACATGAATGTCACGGAGCCGGCGCCACCGCTGATCGCGCCGCTGATCGAGCATGCCGGCCGGCATTTGACGATGAAGCAGTTGCGTGCCGGCAATGTCGTCATTGGCGGTGGCTGGCCGGGCGAGGCAGCGGACGACGGAACGTTGCATTCCCCCCGCGCTAGCATTGAGGGCAATCTCTGGGTTGCTCAAAGCCTAGTACCCGCCCTCGCCGGGTTGCGCGTGATACGTACATGGACCGCGCTGACGACCGTCTGCGAGGACGACCTGCCATTGCTGGGCGAGCTGCCTGGCCTACCCGGCGCATTCGCCTGCGTCACCCACACTGGTTACACGCTCGGTCCCATCTGCGCCCGCCTTGTTGCGGAGCGTATTTGCGGTCGCGCACCGTCGCTTAGCATCACTCCTTTTCTCGTGGAGGGTCGCGCCGTAACGCGCCCCCCCGCGCCTGTCGCCAACCTGCAAGGAGTCTGA
- a CDS encoding GntR family transcriptional regulator, with amino-acid sequence MSTAHRRAPPSTPVLPAQRPQADAFTPLGRELLSEQVTRIVVDGLLAGTLHPGDRLVEEEIARALRISRSPVREAFAELLTSGVLVKDPGRGTTIRRWSVRDVEEFYAVRALLEGEAASCVAERVKRAGLGALPGIVQTMGEAALKRDESTLIDLDLQFHREIWRLSGNGFLEKVLLGLAPQYRIFLALNVDIHADLAEVATLHADVVAEISSGSAARARSAVRAHLEASSRRMIAGMQADGTTSPTAPKRRRSQD; translated from the coding sequence TTGAGCACAGCCCACCGGCGCGCACCGCCATCGACGCCTGTTTTGCCGGCGCAGCGGCCGCAGGCGGATGCATTTACTCCGCTCGGGCGCGAGCTGCTGTCGGAGCAGGTCACGCGAATCGTCGTGGATGGCCTGCTTGCCGGCACCCTTCATCCCGGCGACCGCTTGGTGGAGGAAGAAATCGCCCGCGCGCTGCGCATAAGTCGTTCGCCTGTGCGGGAGGCTTTTGCGGAACTGTTAACCAGCGGCGTGCTCGTCAAGGACCCGGGCCGTGGTACGACCATCCGCCGCTGGTCTGTACGCGACGTGGAGGAGTTCTACGCTGTCCGTGCGCTCCTGGAGGGCGAGGCCGCGAGCTGCGTGGCGGAACGCGTGAAGCGGGCCGGGCTCGGCGCACTGCCGGGCATCGTGCAGACTATGGGCGAGGCGGCATTAAAGCGGGACGAGTCGACCCTGATCGACCTGGACTTGCAGTTCCATCGGGAGATCTGGCGACTGTCGGGCAACGGCTTCCTCGAGAAGGTGCTTTTGGGCCTGGCCCCGCAATACCGCATCTTCCTAGCCCTCAACGTAGACATCCATGCCGACTTGGCCGAGGTAGCGACCCTGCACGCGGACGTCGTGGCCGAGATCTCCTCCGGCTCCGCAGCGCGGGCACGGTCGGCAGTCCGCGCACATTTGGAAGCCTCCTCGCGGCGGATGATTGCCGGGATGCAGGCCGATGGCACGACGTCGCCGACTGCGCCGAAACGGCGGAGAAGCCAAGACTAG